In one window of Nakamurella alba DNA:
- a CDS encoding 2-hydroxyacid dehydrogenase, whose protein sequence is MTGLPRVLVTRRALPGTGLDRLLAAAEVVQPIVEPPSPTDLQALAPGATVILAPPTDPVDEALLDAAGPGLRLVAVIGAGYDLVDRKALRDRGIALTNTPDVLAETTADLTFGLVLSARRRLTDAERALRAGEWTGFRMDGFLGQDVHGATLGIIGYGQIGKAVARRGTGFGMRILHLQRASAPSDSMSTAVDMDTLLAESDVLCLTVPRTPDTRNLIGAAELARMKPTATLVNTARGGIVDEAAVLEALRAGRLHSAGLDVFDTEPLPVPGSPLLEEIPGLVLLPHIGSATEATRAAMVDKAVDNALAVLAGGEPLTPVG, encoded by the coding sequence ATGACCGGCCTGCCCCGGGTGCTCGTCACCCGCCGTGCGCTGCCCGGCACCGGACTCGACCGGCTGCTGGCCGCCGCCGAGGTGGTGCAGCCCATCGTCGAGCCGCCGTCGCCGACCGACCTGCAGGCACTCGCGCCCGGCGCGACCGTGATCCTCGCGCCACCCACCGACCCGGTCGACGAGGCGCTGCTCGACGCCGCCGGCCCGGGATTGAGACTGGTCGCGGTGATCGGCGCCGGCTACGACCTGGTCGACCGGAAGGCGTTGCGGGACCGCGGGATCGCGCTGACGAACACCCCGGACGTGCTCGCCGAGACCACCGCCGACCTCACCTTCGGGCTGGTGCTGTCGGCCCGGCGCCGGCTGACCGACGCCGAGCGGGCGCTGCGCGCGGGGGAGTGGACCGGGTTCCGGATGGACGGTTTCCTCGGGCAGGACGTGCACGGCGCGACGCTCGGGATCATCGGGTACGGGCAGATCGGCAAGGCCGTGGCCCGCCGCGGCACCGGGTTCGGGATGCGGATCCTGCACCTGCAGCGGGCGTCCGCGCCGAGTGACTCCATGTCGACCGCGGTCGACATGGACACCCTGCTCGCCGAGTCGGACGTGCTGTGCCTGACCGTGCCGCGCACGCCGGACACCCGGAACCTGATCGGGGCCGCCGAACTGGCCCGGATGAAGCCGACGGCGACCCTGGTCAACACCGCCCGCGGCGGGATCGTCGACGAGGCGGCCGTGCTTGAGGCGCTGCGCGCGGGGCGGCTGCACTCGGCCGGCCTCGACGTCTTCGACACCGAGCCGCTGCCGGTGCCGGGATCGCCGCTGCTGGAGGAGATCCCGGGTCTGGTGCTGCTGCCGCACATCGGGTCCGCGACCGAGGCGACGCGGGCCGCGATGGTGGACAAGGCCGTCGACAATGCGCTGGCGGTGCTGGCCGGCGGGGAGCCGCTGACGCCGGTCGGCTGA
- the lpdA gene encoding dihydrolipoyl dehydrogenase yields the protein MSDTTVDLVVLGGGSAGYAAALRASELGSSVVLVEKDKLGGTCLHRGCVPTKSLLHAAEVADEAKDGAALGLKTSFDGVDVPGLLKYKDGVVTRAFKGLTGLVKSRGITIVEGTGTFVGPNTVVVGEDRYIGTNVVLATGSYSRSLPGLAIEGRVITSEQALGLEWIPEKAIVLGGGVIGVEFASVWASFGTEVTIVEALPSLVPAEDPWAQKHLERAFRKRKIGFKTGVKFSSVTQDDSGVTVTLETGETLSADLLLVAVGRGPSTAGCGFEEAGVTMDRGFVITDERLRTNLPNVYAIGDIVPGLQLAHRGFQHGIFVAEDIAGLNPKVIPDADIPKITYCDPQIASVGLTEAKAQEVHGEIDTFVYDLAGNPKSNILKTAGGVKVVRVKNGPIVGIHVVGARMGEVIGEAQLIVGWEAYPEDVAPLIHAHPTQYEALGEAMLALAGKPLHVHN from the coding sequence ATGTCAGACACCACGGTCGATCTTGTTGTTCTGGGCGGAGGGTCGGCCGGGTACGCGGCGGCCCTGCGCGCCTCCGAGCTGGGGTCCTCGGTGGTGCTCGTCGAGAAGGACAAGCTCGGCGGCACCTGCCTTCACCGCGGCTGCGTGCCGACGAAGTCGCTGCTGCACGCCGCCGAGGTCGCCGACGAGGCGAAGGACGGCGCGGCCCTCGGCCTGAAGACCTCCTTCGACGGCGTCGACGTCCCGGGCCTGCTGAAGTACAAGGACGGCGTCGTCACCCGCGCGTTCAAGGGCCTGACCGGCCTGGTCAAGTCTCGCGGCATCACCATCGTCGAGGGCACCGGCACCTTCGTCGGCCCGAACACCGTGGTGGTCGGCGAGGACCGCTACATCGGTACCAACGTCGTGCTGGCCACCGGTTCCTACTCGCGCAGCCTGCCCGGGCTGGCCATCGAGGGCCGGGTCATCACCAGCGAGCAGGCGCTCGGCCTCGAGTGGATCCCGGAGAAGGCGATCGTGCTGGGCGGCGGCGTCATCGGCGTCGAGTTCGCCTCCGTATGGGCCTCCTTCGGCACCGAGGTGACCATCGTCGAGGCGCTGCCGAGCCTGGTCCCGGCCGAGGACCCGTGGGCGCAGAAGCACCTGGAGCGCGCCTTCCGCAAGCGCAAGATCGGCTTCAAGACCGGCGTGAAGTTCTCCTCGGTCACCCAGGACGACTCCGGCGTCACGGTCACCCTGGAGACCGGCGAGACCCTGTCCGCCGACCTCCTGCTGGTCGCCGTCGGCCGTGGCCCATCGACCGCCGGCTGCGGCTTCGAGGAGGCCGGCGTCACCATGGACCGCGGCTTCGTCATCACCGACGAGCGGCTGCGCACCAACCTGCCCAACGTCTACGCGATCGGCGACATCGTCCCCGGCCTGCAACTGGCGCACCGCGGCTTCCAGCACGGCATCTTCGTCGCCGAGGACATCGCCGGGCTGAACCCGAAGGTCATCCCGGACGCGGACATCCCGAAGATCACCTACTGCGACCCGCAGATCGCCTCCGTCGGGCTCACCGAGGCCAAGGCGCAGGAGGTGCACGGCGAGATCGACACCTTCGTCTACGACCTGGCCGGCAACCCGAAGTCGAACATCCTCAAGACCGCGGGCGGCGTGAAGGTCGTCCGGGTGAAGAACGGGCCGATCGTGGGTATCCACGTGGTGGGTGCGCGGATGGGCGAGGTCATCGGCGAGGCGCAGCTGATCGTCGGCTGGGAGGCCTACCCGGAGGACGTCGCCCCGCTGATCCACGCCCACCCGACCCAGTACGAGGCGCTGGGCGAGGCCATGCTGGCCCTGGCCGGCAAGCCGCTGCACGTGCACAACTGA
- a CDS encoding leucyl aminopeptidase, translating to MTELTLSSADPTAARADALVVGLYKGEDGPVATDERFAAAAAALAVVGATGKAGEVTVTGGAGVVGAGRLVGIGLGDADAAGTPAGAETVRKSAGIVTRSLAGLKRAVSTLGSVDLAAAAQGHLLGGYVFDRYKEPAKAPVGTVVLAVPRNDKAAKAELRTALITAEAVLLARDLVNTAPNDLPPEVFAARASTAAGEAGLEVTIWDEKQLADEGFGGILAVGSGSSRPPRLVRIAYTPADAVTSVALVGKGICFDSGGLSIKPAQGMENMTSDMSGAAAVVATVIGAAALELPVAVTAWAALAENLVSGTSYRPGDVLRHYGGKTVHVLNTDAEGRLVLADAIVRASEEEPDYLIETSTLTGAQVVALGNRTMGIMGEEGLRDRVAQIAREVGEGGWAMPLPPELREGLDSPIADLQNVNWNRVGGMLTAGHYLAAFVPDGLPWAHLDVAGPAYNTGSTYGYQPQGATGVPVRTLLAVLEDLSS from the coding sequence ATGACCGAGCTGACCCTGTCCTCCGCCGACCCGACCGCAGCGCGCGCGGATGCGCTGGTCGTCGGGCTGTACAAGGGCGAGGACGGCCCGGTCGCGACCGACGAGCGGTTCGCCGCTGCCGCGGCAGCGCTGGCCGTGGTGGGCGCGACCGGCAAGGCCGGTGAGGTGACCGTCACGGGCGGGGCGGGTGTCGTCGGCGCCGGGCGACTGGTCGGGATCGGGCTCGGCGACGCCGACGCGGCCGGGACGCCCGCCGGTGCGGAGACGGTCCGGAAGTCCGCGGGGATCGTCACCCGTTCGCTGGCCGGCCTGAAGCGGGCGGTGTCGACGCTGGGGTCCGTCGACCTCGCCGCAGCCGCGCAGGGTCACCTGCTCGGCGGGTACGTCTTCGATCGTTACAAGGAGCCGGCCAAGGCACCGGTCGGGACCGTGGTGCTGGCCGTCCCGCGCAACGACAAGGCGGCGAAGGCGGAGCTGCGGACCGCGCTGATCACCGCCGAGGCCGTGCTGCTGGCACGCGACCTGGTCAACACCGCGCCCAACGACCTGCCGCCCGAGGTGTTCGCCGCGCGCGCGTCGACCGCGGCCGGCGAGGCCGGTCTCGAGGTCACGATCTGGGACGAGAAGCAGCTGGCGGACGAAGGTTTCGGTGGGATCCTGGCCGTCGGCTCCGGATCCTCCCGGCCGCCGCGACTGGTCCGCATCGCCTACACCCCGGCCGACGCGGTCACCTCCGTGGCGCTGGTCGGCAAGGGCATCTGCTTCGACTCCGGCGGGTTGTCGATCAAGCCGGCCCAGGGCATGGAGAACATGACCAGCGACATGTCCGGCGCCGCAGCGGTGGTCGCGACGGTGATCGGCGCGGCGGCGCTGGAGCTGCCGGTCGCGGTGACCGCCTGGGCGGCGCTGGCCGAGAACCTGGTGTCCGGCACCTCCTACCGGCCCGGCGACGTGCTGCGCCACTACGGCGGGAAGACCGTGCACGTGCTGAACACCGACGCCGAGGGCCGCCTGGTGCTGGCCGACGCCATCGTCCGAGCGTCCGAGGAGGAGCCCGACTATCTCATCGAGACCTCGACGCTGACCGGCGCGCAGGTGGTGGCACTGGGCAACCGGACGATGGGGATCATGGGCGAGGAGGGGCTGCGTGACCGGGTGGCACAGATCGCCCGGGAGGTCGGGGAGGGCGGCTGGGCCATGCCGCTGCCGCCGGAGCTGCGCGAGGGACTCGACTCCCCCATCGCCGACCTGCAGAACGTCAACTGGAACCGGGTCGGCGGCATGCTGACCGCCGGCCACTACCTCGCCGCCTTCGTCCCCGACGGCCTGCCCTGGGCCCACCTCGACGTCGCCGGACCGGCCTACAACACCGGCAGCACCTACGGCTACCAGCCCCAAGGCGCCACCGGCGTCCCCGTCCGCACCCTCCTCGCGGTGCTCGAGGACCTTAGTTCCTGA
- a CDS encoding oxidoreductase, whose translation MGMFGLGKKRSERKETRERLDSWVQERRGVEVFVEPKTAVTGVSMVLVAHDGEFTRRLVDTPAKARDFARDHGLPIYDATVVGYPQRMRDYSRRTTLLARRAEQERLDGR comes from the coding sequence ATGGGGATGTTCGGGCTCGGCAAGAAGCGATCCGAGCGCAAGGAGACCAGGGAGCGGCTCGACTCCTGGGTGCAGGAGCGCCGCGGCGTCGAGGTGTTCGTGGAGCCGAAGACCGCGGTGACCGGGGTCAGCATGGTGCTCGTCGCGCACGACGGGGAGTTCACCCGCCGCCTCGTCGACACCCCCGCCAAGGCCCGTGACTTCGCCCGTGACCACGGCCTGCCCATCTACGACGCGACCGTCGTCGGCTATCCCCAGCGCATGCGCGACTATTCCCGCCGCACCACCCTCCTCGCCCGAAGGGCCGAGCAGGAGCGGTTGGACGGGCGGTAG
- the gcvT gene encoding glycine cleavage system aminomethyltransferase GcvT translates to MHTPGSPDALLTSPLHEAHVALGATMAPFGGWEMPISYAGGGVVAEHTAVREAVGVFDVSHLGKATVTGPGAAGFVNRCLTADLRKIGPGKAQYTLCCDESGGVIDDLIAYVVSDDEVFLVPNAANTAAVVAVLQAAAPDGIEVVGRHREFGVIAVQGPRSAELVAAVGLPTDLDYMGWADGTYDGLPVRVCRTGYTGEHGYELLPAWDVSLPLWNALLEKAADLGGRAAGLGARDTLRTEMGYPLHGQDLGPDISPVQARASWAVGWKKDEFFGRTALLAERENGPVRTLWGLLALGRGVIRPHMSVVDAAGTAIGETTSGTFSPTLQQGIGLALLDTVAGLTEGDEIAVDVRGRSLPVRVVKPPFVPSHVR, encoded by the coding sequence ATGCATACCCCAGGGTCCCCGGACGCACTGCTCACCTCACCCCTGCACGAGGCGCACGTGGCACTCGGCGCGACCATGGCGCCCTTCGGGGGCTGGGAGATGCCGATCTCGTACGCGGGCGGCGGCGTCGTCGCCGAGCACACCGCGGTGCGCGAGGCCGTCGGCGTCTTCGACGTCTCCCACCTGGGCAAGGCCACGGTCACCGGACCGGGTGCGGCCGGCTTCGTCAACCGCTGCCTGACCGCCGACCTGCGCAAGATCGGCCCGGGCAAGGCGCAGTACACGCTCTGCTGTGACGAGTCGGGCGGGGTGATCGACGACCTGATCGCCTACGTGGTGTCCGACGACGAGGTCTTCCTGGTGCCCAACGCGGCGAACACCGCCGCGGTCGTCGCGGTGCTGCAGGCCGCTGCGCCCGACGGCATCGAGGTGGTCGGACGGCACCGCGAGTTCGGGGTGATCGCGGTGCAGGGCCCGCGGTCCGCGGAACTGGTCGCCGCCGTCGGACTGCCGACCGACCTGGACTACATGGGCTGGGCCGACGGCACCTACGACGGGCTGCCCGTCCGGGTCTGCCGCACCGGGTACACCGGCGAGCACGGCTACGAGCTGCTGCCGGCCTGGGACGTGTCGCTGCCGCTGTGGAACGCGCTGCTGGAGAAGGCGGCGGACCTCGGTGGACGGGCCGCCGGGCTGGGCGCCCGGGACACCCTGCGCACCGAGATGGGCTACCCGCTGCACGGGCAGGACCTCGGCCCGGACATCAGCCCGGTACAGGCCCGCGCCTCCTGGGCGGTGGGTTGGAAGAAGGACGAGTTCTTCGGCCGCACAGCGCTTCTCGCCGAGCGGGAGAACGGCCCGGTACGCACCCTGTGGGGTCTGCTGGCGCTGGGGCGCGGGGTGATCCGGCCGCACATGTCGGTCGTCGACGCCGCCGGCACGGCCATCGGCGAGACCACCTCCGGCACCTTCTCGCCGACGCTGCAGCAGGGGATCGGGCTGGCGCTGCTTGATACCGTCGCCGGGCTCACTGAGGGTGACGAGATCGCCGTCGACGTACGTGGCCGCTCTCTGCCGGTGCGCGTGGTCAAGCCGCCCTTCGTCCCGTCGCACGTCCGATGA
- a CDS encoding branched-chain amino acid aminotransferase — translation MTATSTNFARLPHPNPVSDERRAEIIAAPSFGKYFTDHMVLIDHVDGRWQDPRVVPYGPFTLDPASMVLHYAQEIFEGLKAYTQPDGRIASFRPQANAARLAASADRLGMPRLPEELFMASLREIVSADRAWVPTGEEASLYLRPFMFANEVGLGVRPSNRYLYSVIASPAGPYFSGGINPVSVWWSHDYVRAAPGGMGAAKTGGNYAASLAAQAEAAEKGCDQVVWLDAIERRYVEEMGGMNLFFVFGEGDDAEVVTPELSGSLLPGITRSSLLRLAEDLGHKATERRISTDEWAERAANGELTEVFACGTAAVITPVGSVKHQGGAFDINGGATGPITLKLREELVALQRGTRPDPHGWMVHLD, via the coding sequence GTGACGGCTACATCGACCAACTTCGCGCGGCTCCCGCATCCCAATCCGGTGTCCGACGAGCGGCGCGCCGAGATCATCGCGGCGCCCTCCTTCGGCAAGTACTTCACCGACCACATGGTGCTCATCGACCACGTGGACGGGCGCTGGCAGGATCCGCGGGTCGTACCGTACGGGCCGTTCACCCTGGACCCGGCGTCGATGGTGCTGCACTACGCGCAGGAGATCTTCGAGGGGTTGAAGGCCTACACGCAGCCCGACGGCCGGATCGCCTCGTTCCGCCCGCAGGCCAACGCCGCCCGGCTGGCCGCCTCGGCCGACCGCCTCGGCATGCCGCGGCTGCCGGAGGAGCTGTTCATGGCCTCGCTGCGCGAGATCGTCTCGGCGGACCGGGCCTGGGTGCCCACCGGCGAGGAGGCCTCGCTCTACCTGCGGCCCTTCATGTTCGCGAACGAGGTCGGCCTCGGGGTGCGCCCGTCGAACCGATACCTGTACTCGGTGATCGCCTCGCCGGCCGGTCCGTACTTCTCCGGCGGCATCAACCCGGTCAGCGTCTGGTGGTCGCACGACTACGTGCGGGCCGCGCCGGGTGGGATGGGCGCCGCGAAGACCGGCGGCAACTACGCCGCTTCGCTCGCCGCCCAGGCCGAGGCCGCCGAGAAGGGCTGCGACCAGGTGGTGTGGCTCGACGCGATCGAGCGCCGCTACGTCGAGGAGATGGGCGGGATGAACCTGTTCTTCGTCTTCGGCGAGGGCGACGACGCCGAGGTGGTGACGCCGGAGCTGTCCGGGTCGTTGCTGCCCGGCATCACCCGGAGCTCGCTGCTGCGGCTGGCCGAGGACCTCGGCCACAAGGCCACCGAGCGCAGGATCTCCACCGATGAGTGGGCGGAGCGCGCCGCCAACGGCGAGCTCACCGAGGTCTTCGCCTGCGGGACGGCCGCGGTGATCACGCCGGTCGGCTCGGTGAAGCACCAGGGCGGTGCCTTCGACATCAACGGCGGCGCGACCGGCCCGATCACGCTCAAGCTGCGCGAGGAGCTCGTCGCCCTGCAGCGCGGCACCCGCCCCGACCCGCACGGCTGGATGGTCCACCTGGACTGA